GAGGCGCTGACTTCCACCTCTCCACGTCCGATGCTTTGAATCTTCTTGCTATAGAGGACCGTCCCGTCTGCAGACGTATAGGCAAAATCCAATCCCACAGAGACCATCGCAGGATAACTCTTGTCGGCCTTTCGAACGATCGCCAGATCGACATGGGCCAGACCGATCGATGCATCGACATACCCGTCCGCGATCGCGGAGGATACGGTCGAACCCGTCAGCACTTTTTCAAAGACGCGGCCTGTTTTTCGTGTGAGCTGTTCTTGCAAAGGACCGCCCAGCGGCAAGGATTGCTGCTGGCCACAAGCATCCTGATAGGTGAGCTGCGACGCAGCGATACTGGGATCAGAACGAAGCTGGACGGTCAAGGGGAGATAATAGCCGATCGTCTCGCCGTTTCGGCTGGAGAAGAGCCCGCAGCTCGTCAACGCCCCAACACAAAGTCCTGCGACAACCCATGAGGCTGTGCGAAACAGAAAGGAGGAATGCGCGGAATCAATGACTTGCACCATCATTCTTATACAGAAAAGCATCCAATCAGCACAACCAGCTACTGGCTCGCCGAAGCCTGCCCGTAACCTGGCGAGAGTCTTTCAATCTCATCGCCTCTCATCAAGGGAGTGGCCAAGGTTGCCCTTGACTGCGCGCATCGAACGAGCACAGTTTCATCGTGCGCGTTCTGCGAGCAAGAAGGGCACCTGGCCACTCCCTCCCCCCCTCGTTGACAGCCCCACCCCCCTCGGCTAAGTTCTCCCGCATGACCGAATCTTCTTCATCGGCACCGGAATCGTCCCTGTTAACGCCACGGCTCTCCTGGTCGGCCATCACCAGACTCGTTCGCCTCCAGAACCAAACCGGGACCTGGCTGCTCATGTTCCCCACGCTCTGGTCGCTAGTCTTGGCGGCTCGCGGTCTGCCTCCGCTCCGGTTATTCGCGATTTTTGTGGCCGGCTCCTTCGTGATGCGCAGTGCCGGAGTGGTGCTGAACGATCTGGCCGATCGGTCTTTCGACCGGCACGTAGCGCGCACGTTGATACGGCCCCTCGCGTCCGGTGAACTGAGCGTCGCCCATGCCCTGCTGGTCCTCGCCCTCTTTCTCTCCTTAGCCGGCATACTCGTGTTACTGCTCGACCCCTTCACGATCCTCTTAAGCCCCATTGCCGTCCTGTTAGCCGCCCTCTACCCCTTTGCGAAACGTGTCATTCACGTGCCGCAAGCCATGCTGGGGATCGCCTTCGGCTGGGGCACAGTCATGGCCTGGGCCGCCTCGCGAGGAACGATTGAAGGGCCTGCCTGGTGCCTCTTCGCGGCGACGGTCTGCTGGGCAATCGGGTACGATACGATCTACGCCTTGCAAGATGTCGTGGACGATCGCCGAATCGGCGTGAAATCCTCGGCGTTGTTGTTCGGTTCGTCCACGTGGATCGCCGTCGGCACGGCCTTCGGCGCGATGCTGCTGCTATTGGGACTCGCAGGCTGGCTGGCCCACATCGGCTGGGTCTACTATGCCCTGCTCATGGCCATGGGAATGTGGTGTGGGAGGCAAGCCCTGCAGCTCAGAGGGGCCATACCGGCCCCTATCGCCTTCCGCATGTTTCAACAACATGTGTGGGTAGGAGCCGCTATTGGGGCTGCAATGGTCGCGGGATTTCTGCTCTAACAAGAATGCTGAAAAAGTCCGCTAGCGTCGTTCTCGCTTCGCTCAGCCCCTCAACGTACCCTACGGGTACGCCTCAGGACTTCACTCGCTGCGGCCTTTCTAGACAGCCTTTTTGAGCATCTTGTGGTCGACCACGATCAGCCTGCCGGCTTTTCGATCGGAGCATCCGGCTTCGGCGCACGCAAGGTCCCGAGGTACATCGTCACGGCTTTGGCATCGGCATCGCTCAACCCGAGTGCCGGCATCCTGGTTTCGGCTTTCATGGCCTGCGGGTTCTTGACCCACCGATAGATCCAGGTCCCATTCAATCTGAATCCTGCTCGGTCGAGTGCCGGCCCCACTTTGCCACCCTCTTCACCGAGACTATGGCAACCGTTGCAGCCATACTTATTCGAATAGAGCCGCTTGCCCAATTCGACCAATTCGGCAACCTGCTCGGGCTTCGTCGTGAGATCCGGGCGGGCGATATTCAGGCCTTTGCCTGGTCTCGTGGAGAAGTTATTCAGCGCAGCCTGGGCCGCGTCGAGTTCTTTTTTGGCCTGCACCATGGCAGCCAATTCCTTGGCATAGGAGGATTCGTCGGCATCGACGTCTTTCTTCAATTCTGCGCTCTTCTTCTCCGCTTCGTCGCTCGCCTTCTTCTCCGCGGCGTCATAGGCCTGCTTGGCCTGATCGGACTTGCCTTGGGCCGTTTGGAGCAGCGCAGCTAACTCGTTCTTCCGTTCCTCGACTTTAAACTCCAGCTTCATGCCGTGGAGGCCTCGGACATAACCCACGATGGCCCAGATTTCATCCTCGGAGAGGGTGTACTTGAAGGTCGGCATGGTCGGCACGGCGAAATCGTCGTCGCCGATCTTGTCGCCACCGGGACTCGTATCTTTCATGTCGCGTGAGACAGTATTGAAAATGTCTTCGTCCTTGAAGGTTCCCATCTCCGACTTGTTCGACAAATCTTTCGGCTTCGGATCCGGCATCGAGGACCAATTGAAGCCCTCGTTCTGGCGGCCGTTCTCGCCGTGACAATGCATGCAGTAGTGACTGTAGAGTTCCTTGCCCTTCTGCTGCTGCTCGTTGGCACAGCCCCCGATCACCATGGCCCAGACGCCAACCAGTCCCCCCACCATTCCTAATACTTGTAGGCGAGCCGCCTTCATGCTGATTGCCCTTTCTTTAGCTTGCGGATCAGTACGAACTGAAATCCGAGAGCCAAGCCCACGGCGAGGAGCGCATAGTAATAACCGGAATAATCCGGCGGTGCCTCTGCGCGGAAATACCACCAGGAGGAGACCGCCTTTTGTGAGCCCTTCTCCTTCAGTTCGCCGCTCGCGTCCTTCTTACCGTCCCAGACGGCAAAGGAGATATTGATGAATCCGCCTGTGGCGATCTGCGTATCTTCATCCGGATGTTCCGTGGCGAGGGGCCTCGTAAAGACCACCTTCCAGGTTCCGTTCGCGTAGGCGCCTTTGGCCTTCACGTCCTGATGCGTCTGAACTTTCAGCGTGCCAAAACCCTTGGCATTCATGTCCAGCGCTTTGCCGTCTTTGTTCTTCCAGAACCAGATATTGACCGGGCCGCCTTCCACCTGCGCCATCGGCTGGCCATGCGCAAAGTGAGCTTTCTTGTCGCCCACCATAAACTCAATCGCCGCGGCATCGTCCGGATCTTCCGTTGGGTCCGTATACTCTAAGAGAATGGCGACGTTCGTTCCGTCATGTAAGGCACGCACGTTCAGGTCTCTGACCGTCGCTTCCAAAATACGGTTCGGCCAATGGACTTGCGGCGACATCGGGAATCGCGCCAGCGTGGCGCTGCTCCACACCGCCGCATTCGGGTCATCGACCGGCAGAGCGCCCTTCACCATCGGGGCGCTGACCGAAACACTTTGCAAGGTTGATTCAGCCTGAACGGTGGCCGCGGACTTTTCCTCGGCAGAGCCAGGCTGCACAGCCAGCAATCCCATGGCAAGCCATGCACCGACCGCAACCGTCGGAACGATGTAGTTCAGTCTCTGTGTCATAAGTTCCGTCCTCTCTCTACTCACGTCTCAGAGGGTGCAGCGGTGGGCCTTCCACTGCGCGCATTCACCGGTCACCTTCTCAACGTGCGCGGTGTGCGAGCACAGAAGGCAGGCACGCCTACTCCCGTCTACTCCCAGGTCCTCGGCGCTTGATGCGCGCCATCGTACTCGCCCATGATAATTTTCCAGATCCATTCGTCAGGAAGCTCGACTTCCCAGCGAGGCATCGCGGACTTCCATGGCATGCCTTCAATCGGGAGACCGACGCCACCCTTCTTGATGCGCCAGAAGAGATAGCTCTCTTGCAGCATGGCGATGGTCGTCGGATCGGAGAAGTTGGCGGGGGGAGGATTGAATCCTCTGGCTGCCGGCCCCTTCCCATCGAAGTTTCCACCATGGCAAGGAGAGCAGAACGCGGCATAGAAGCCCTTCCCCTGCTGGATGGTGTCCGGTGTCTTGGGAACGGGATTCGACAAGCCGGTGTATTCCCCTGGCGGAGCCGGGTGAATCGTTCGGTTTTCCGATGGCGGCGCATCGCTGGTTGCGGTGCTGCTATAGGTTTGCCAGCCGACCATCAAGGGAAACAGCAGCAGCACGCCGTACCGCAATACTTGTAACCCGCCGATATTCTCTCCTGTCAGAAACCGTTGAATCGGATTCCAGAACGCATCCTTCGACTCTCCGCTCAACGTGGCGAAAATGACAATGCCCGATGTCGTCAACATCAGATACAGAAAGATGAGACTGGCCGGCAGCGGCGCCGAACCAGGGATATTGGGCACCACAAACTTCAAGATCGCATAGACGATCCCAATCAATATGACCGGCTTAAGCAACGAGCCCCCCATACGTTCCTCCTCAGTGCGCTTGCGCCACGGCCACTGGACCGGATTGAGCGACCTTCACCGGAGCGGCAGGCGCCTGTCCCGGCACTTCGAGTTCAGCCACATTCACGGAAATCGGCTCCCCGCTCATCTGTTGCAGGAATGCGATGACCGATAGAATTTCATTTTTGGAAAGCCCGATCGGGTTCTTATTGATGTAGGGCATCCTGGCTGGATATTCCTTCGGCTGGCCGCCATGGCGGTAGTCGAGATAGATATAGGCCTGCGGTTGCGTCAAGCTTTCAAACAGAAATTCACGGCTCAACTTGGCCCCGATTCCCTTGAGATCAGGGCATCGGGCGGACTCGCTCGGGCCGATGGTATGGCAGAGCGCGCATTGGCCCTTGCTGAAGAAAATCTTCTGTCCGATGGTCGCCATATCGGTCGGCGTTTTGACCGTGGCGATGTCGAACTTCTCTTCCACCGGGGGCAACGACGCCATCTGCGGCACCGACAAGGCGACGAGCGTAAAGAGACCGAGTACGATCGCGACAAATCCAATGACCCGCACGAATTGGGCGCGGACCAGGAGGAGGATCAGAGCCCCGCATCCGACTACCGTCAGCCCAATCAACTGCAATTTGACAACTTCGCTCATAAGACTCCTCTTGCGAAATCGATCGCCTTACTTAACTGTGCGATGCCTTCGCCTTATCGCTCATCGTGGCTACCCAGAAGATGAACGCGACAATCATGCAGAACAAGAAGGTGTTCAAGGCCATAATCCCGGCTGCATAACCCAGCGCCGGTGAAAATGCATATTGCGAGGAATCCCGAAGCACACCATACACATGCCAATGGACGCGCGATGACGACCTGGCATATCCCATCAATGTCATCAGGAGGATGACCATGATCGCATTGAGGACCAGCGCGTACCCGGCCCGCGGAGGCATCTTGCCCCAGACCATTTCCGTCGTGGTCTTCGCGCTCTTCAGCAGCAGCGCGGTTAATGGCGTGATCGTCAACATGACGAAGAGCACGATCATGACCTGAGACGTTGAGAAGTAATTGATCCGAATAATGGCCGGCACAAAGTAGCCCCAGACGCCCAGGACGACGACCGCGATACCAGCGAGGACCAGCAACGCACTCATCAGCGCTTTCGCGGCCTTTGCCCATCCGGCGGTCTCTTCCTTGCCCGCGCGCCAATACATGATAAAGCTCATGAACGTGACGAGAATCATGAGGTTCGAGACCGTCATCTTCGCCGACATGACGCCGAACACGCCAAGCAGCGGATGGTGGGTTCCTCCCATTTTTCTCGCTTCTTCCAAACTCGCCACGAGCGAGTGGGGCGTCATCCAGACGCCGAGGCAGAGCAGCAGGATAATCAACATCGACAACATCGACTTCCGATACTTCAACTCAGAGCCTGGAATACGATAGGTGATTCCCAGCCAGAAATAATAGTTCGATCCGAGAAACAGCACTCCGATGAGCATGGCCTGCAGAATGAACAGCCAGGAGAGGAAGCCTCCCATCAGCGTAATGCCCATCTGCTGGTTGTACTGATAAATTTCGCGCATGAGCCAGTAGCCGGCAAAGGGAAGCGGCAAGAGACCGAACACCCCGATGAAATTTCCGACGTAGCCCATCCAATCGTAGTGATCGCGCTCTTCTGCGTTTCTGGCAGAGAGATAGCGAATCCCGGCGTAGGCGCCGCAGATGTAACCGCCCAGCACCACGTTCGCAATCAAACGGTGAATGTTTACCGGCCACCAGGTTGGATTCCAGGTCGCAGCCCAGGCCCTGGCGATATCGGAGCCTTCGGCGAGCACAACCGGACTGGCCTGGAAGGTCGCCCAGGAGTTCGGCACAATCATGATGAAGAACGCGAAGAAGTTCAGCATGAAGCCGAGGAAAATGTGGAACGTCTTCTTGTGGCCGTCTTGCATCGCATCCCAGCCATACCAATAGAGATACAGCGTGGCGGTCTCCACCAGGAAGAGGAGACAATAGACGATGAAAGACGGGAAGAAAATATCCGTCAGATAGTTCATCAACTTGGGATAGAACGAGATCAGCAGGAACAAGAGAATGCCGCCGAAGAGCGCCGTCGTGGCATAGGCGGATGTCAGGAGCTTGGTGAACTCTTTCGCAAGTTTGTCATAGCGCTTTTCGCCCGTCTTCCAGGCCACGACTTCGCACAACCAGGCGAAAATCGGAACACCCAAGACGAACCCTGCGAGCAGCAAATGCAACTGCGCGACAACCCAGACGAGGTTGCGGCTGCCGATGTAGGGAATGTCGCGATACTCGGTCGCGGCGGCCGGTGCGACATCTGCGCCAAAGGCCAGCGCGGGAAGGCTGAGCAGGCCCACGGCCCACAACAGCGCTGAGAACATCCCCCCATGACCGCGGCCGGCCTGGAGAAGTCTCTGAATCCATCCACCCTGTTGTTGCATGCCCCTCACCTCATCATCTCCCACGTTACGGTTTCTTGGCGGCAGGCGGAGCCGGTGCGGTTGCCGCCGGCGCTTTCACTGCATCTTTGCCTGCCTTGCCCTTACTCTTGTCTTTTTCCAGTTCGGCTTCCGCCTGCTGTTTCTCCAGCAACTCAACCTGCGCTGTCAGCTGCGCCAGCATCTTCTCATCTTTATTGAGCGTCTCAAGCGGTTTAAACGCAGGGACGGCTTTGACTTCGGGCTTTTTACAACAGTCGTGCGGGTGTGGCGTGAATACCGGGAGGGAAGACCAGAAAAGGAGCGACAGGATCACGGCCCCGCCGGTCAAGGCCGTCAGCATCAATCCTTGATCCGCCGGCACCCGCATCAGGTCCCAGCGAGTAATCAACCCTTGATAGTTTTCCGACGCAGGCCCAGCCGACTCCACCGTGCCACGAATCATCCGTCCGACCAGCGAAAGGCCGACGACTAACAATGCGATCAAAACCCCTGAGGCCACCCCGCCCCACAAAGTCAGTTCTATGCTGATTTTCTCCGCGACGGGAACGCCCTTCAGCATCTCCATTTCGAATAACGAATGGCTGATCGCAATGGCGTTTTCGGTGGTCGCGCTCACTGCGATCCAGAGGATCGGCAAGAAGATCCCCCCGACCAATGCACATTTCCACCAGAGCGTCAGCCCCAATCCCTCTGGCGGTTCACGCCGCAGCCGTTCGAGGAAAAATGTCCGCCCCACAACCCCGAGCGCCCAGATGTCGATCGGGATCGACAACAAAAACAGCAACGCAATGCCGACGCCTTCACCGAGATGGGATTCCAATCCCAGCGTAATCGTCGGAAGCGCAAAGACGGTGACCGGGCTCGTCAGCAGCATCAGGAATGCGAGACCTATTCTCGTTTCAAAATGCACCATCCCCAGCGCTAGAAAGAGCAGGACGAAGGCAAGCTTGATCGGCAAGCCGGTCCAGAAGGCAGGCCAAAGAATGCCGAACCCGAGCTTCGTAGGAGACATTGATTCGCGTTCGTCGCTCATAACAAACAGAGTCCGTTCTGCGAGAGGCCGCTAGTCCAAAAACTCTCGGTTGATAATGGCAGAGATCGTGAAGATCAAGATCGCAGCCATGACCACCACCCATCCGATCAGGGCGATGGGGCGCTTGAAAATATTCCGTTCGGGATCGCGGTCGAAGAAGGGCAAGGCGGCTAACAGCGCCATAAACGCTCCCGGCAACACCATGGCGCCGAGCATTTGGCCCATCTCGCCCGAGAACATCTTAAGTCGCAGCAACTGGAACAGGAAGAGGAAGTACCACTCCGGCTCCGGATGATAATCGCCCGGATCAGGCGTCGCCTCTTCCAATAAGACCACAGGCTCCCAGAAGGCCAAGGCGCAGATACAGGCAAAAACCGCCGCCATGCCGACGATGTCTTTCCAAATCTGCCGTGGGAAAAAGTAGTCGGTCTTCGCCTTCAGTTCTTCCGGAGTGCCCCGGAATGGACCAGCCGGTCCGGCCGATCTAAAGAGGAACAAATGCAGCCCGGCCAGCCCCATCAGGGCTGCAGGGAGCACCATCACGTGGATGACGAAGAACCGGCTCAGCGTCATTTGGCCGGGAGTTGCGCCTCCCTTGAGGAATCGCGCCATGAAGTCGCCGAGCAGCGGCGTCTTGTCGAGAATTTCTACACCGACCGTCGTGGCCCAATAGGCTCGCTGATCCCACGGCAGCAAATAACCAGTGAAACCGAACCCCATGACGATACCGAAGAGACCGAGCCCGACCAGCCAGACCAGCTCACGGGGTTTCTTGTAGGCGCCCCAGAGAAAGACTTGGGAAATATGCGCAAACACACAGACCACCATGGCCGTGGAACCCCAGAAATGGTAGCTCAGCAGGAACCAGCCGTAGTCCACGTCATGCAGAATGTATTGGGTACTGGCGTAGGCATGGTCGGCGGTGGGGACGTAGTAGAACATCAGCAGCACGCCCGTGACCGCCTGCATGATGAAGATAAACAACAGCACCGACCCGAAGACATAGGCCCAACGAGAGCCGCCAGGGACCGGCTCATTGAGCATCTTGGCGGCCAGGAGCTTCAGGCCGACCCGTTCATCGACAAAATCGATCACTTTTTCAAGGATCGTGGTTGGTGCGCTAGGAGAAGGGGTGTGGCTCATCTAGACAATCCGCGTTTGGGACTTCGTCCCGGCTTTGAATTCCATATCGATAATTTGCACCTCACCGCTCGCGGACACCTGGATAGGCAATGGGTCGAGGGGACGGGGAGCAGGACCGTCCAAGACCGTGCCGGCCGCATCATAGATGCTTAAATGGCAGGGACACAAGAAGACTTGTCCCAGCACTTTATGCTGCCGCCATTTAAATCCACATCCAAGGTGAGGACATTTACCTGAAAAGGCGATGTAGGGCACGTCCTTCTTATTGGTCCAGATCGTCTTTCCGGTGCCGTCCCGGAACTCCATATCTTTTCCCTGGTATACCTTTTCGAGGACTGCCGGCGTCGCTTTTAAGATCCACACATTCTTCTCGATCTCGGCTTCAGGCAGATAGGCCTCTTTGACCTTGCGCTTGAACTTGAACTGCGTCCCCGCATCGTCTGCCTTGATCTTCCCGATGTTACCGATCTTGAGCCATCCGTTGTCGAACGGGGCATACATCGGCTTCATCAAGTACTTCAATACGGGGAAGGCCAACGGCAATCCAATAAACAATCCGATCACGTGGGTCAGGTTTGCAAAGAAAGTCCGCCGCTTGACGCTCTTCTCCAACTCGGGAAACGGCACCAGGACTTCACCAGGCGAGACATGAAGATGGTCTTCAATGTGCGGAATCTCCACCTCATGCAGCGTGACATACTCATCACGCTTGAACGGCGGCAATGCACTCACTT
The sequence above is a segment of the Nitrospirota bacterium genome. Coding sequences within it:
- the ubiA gene encoding 4-hydroxybenzoate octaprenyltransferase, producing the protein MTESSSSAPESSLLTPRLSWSAITRLVRLQNQTGTWLLMFPTLWSLVLAARGLPPLRLFAIFVAGSFVMRSAGVVLNDLADRSFDRHVARTLIRPLASGELSVAHALLVLALFLSLAGILVLLLDPFTILLSPIAVLLAALYPFAKRVIHVPQAMLGIAFGWGTVMAWAASRGTIEGPAWCLFAATVCWAIGYDTIYALQDVVDDRRIGVKSSALLFGSSTWIAVGTAFGAMLLLLGLAGWLAHIGWVYYALLMAMGMWCGRQALQLRGAIPAPIAFRMFQQHVWVGAAIGAAMVAGFLL
- a CDS encoding c-type cytochrome → MKAARLQVLGMVGGLVGVWAMVIGGCANEQQQKGKELYSHYCMHCHGENGRQNEGFNWSSMPDPKPKDLSNKSEMGTFKDEDIFNTVSRDMKDTSPGGDKIGDDDFAVPTMPTFKYTLSEDEIWAIVGYVRGLHGMKLEFKVEERKNELAALLQTAQGKSDQAKQAYDAAEKKASDEAEKKSAELKKDVDADESSYAKELAAMVQAKKELDAAQAALNNFSTRPGKGLNIARPDLTTKPEQVAELVELGKRLYSNKYGCNGCHSLGEEGGKVGPALDRAGFRLNGTWIYRWVKNPQAMKAETRMPALGLSDADAKAVTMYLGTLRAPKPDAPIEKPAG
- a CDS encoding ethylbenzene dehydrogenase-related protein yields the protein MTQRLNYIVPTVAVGAWLAMGLLAVQPGSAEEKSAATVQAESTLQSVSVSAPMVKGALPVDDPNAAVWSSATLARFPMSPQVHWPNRILEATVRDLNVRALHDGTNVAILLEYTDPTEDPDDAAAIEFMVGDKKAHFAHGQPMAQVEGGPVNIWFWKNKDGKALDMNAKGFGTLKVQTHQDVKAKGAYANGTWKVVFTRPLATEHPDEDTQIATGGFINISFAVWDGKKDASGELKEKGSQKAVSSWWYFRAEAPPDYSGYYYALLAVGLALGFQFVLIRKLKKGQSA
- a CDS encoding cytochrome c; the encoded protein is MGGSLLKPVILIGIVYAILKFVVPNIPGSAPLPASLIFLYLMLTTSGIVIFATLSGESKDAFWNPIQRFLTGENIGGLQVLRYGVLLLFPLMVGWQTYSSTATSDAPPSENRTIHPAPPGEYTGLSNPVPKTPDTIQQGKGFYAAFCSPCHGGNFDGKGPAARGFNPPPANFSDPTTIAMLQESYLFWRIKKGGVGLPIEGMPWKSAMPRWEVELPDEWIWKIIMGEYDGAHQAPRTWE
- a CDS encoding cytochrome c; its protein translation is MSEVVKLQLIGLTVVGCGALILLLVRAQFVRVIGFVAIVLGLFTLVALSVPQMASLPPVEEKFDIATVKTPTDMATIGQKIFFSKGQCALCHTIGPSESARCPDLKGIGAKLSREFLFESLTQPQAYIYLDYRHGGQPKEYPARMPYINKNPIGLSKNEILSVIAFLQQMSGEPISVNVAELEVPGQAPAAPVKVAQSGPVAVAQAH
- a CDS encoding cytochrome ubiquinol oxidase subunit I, coding for MQQQGGWIQRLLQAGRGHGGMFSALLWAVGLLSLPALAFGADVAPAAATEYRDIPYIGSRNLVWVVAQLHLLLAGFVLGVPIFAWLCEVVAWKTGEKRYDKLAKEFTKLLTSAYATTALFGGILLFLLISFYPKLMNYLTDIFFPSFIVYCLLFLVETATLYLYWYGWDAMQDGHKKTFHIFLGFMLNFFAFFIMIVPNSWATFQASPVVLAEGSDIARAWAATWNPTWWPVNIHRLIANVVLGGYICGAYAGIRYLSARNAEERDHYDWMGYVGNFIGVFGLLPLPFAGYWLMREIYQYNQQMGITLMGGFLSWLFILQAMLIGVLFLGSNYYFWLGITYRIPGSELKYRKSMLSMLIILLLCLGVWMTPHSLVASLEEARKMGGTHHPLLGVFGVMSAKMTVSNLMILVTFMSFIMYWRAGKEETAGWAKAAKALMSALLVLAGIAVVVLGVWGYFVPAIIRINYFSTSQVMIVLFVMLTITPLTALLLKSAKTTTEMVWGKMPPRAGYALVLNAIMVILLMTLMGYARSSSRVHWHVYGVLRDSSQYAFSPALGYAAGIMALNTFLFCMIVAFIFWVATMSDKAKASHS
- a CDS encoding cytochrome bc complex cytochrome b subunit, with the translated sequence MSHTPSPSAPTTILEKVIDFVDERVGLKLLAAKMLNEPVPGGSRWAYVFGSVLLFIFIMQAVTGVLLMFYYVPTADHAYASTQYILHDVDYGWFLLSYHFWGSTAMVVCVFAHISQVFLWGAYKKPRELVWLVGLGLFGIVMGFGFTGYLLPWDQRAYWATTVGVEILDKTPLLGDFMARFLKGGATPGQMTLSRFFVIHVMVLPAALMGLAGLHLFLFRSAGPAGPFRGTPEELKAKTDYFFPRQIWKDIVGMAAVFACICALAFWEPVVLLEEATPDPGDYHPEPEWYFLFLFQLLRLKMFSGEMGQMLGAMVLPGAFMALLAALPFFDRDPERNIFKRPIALIGWVVVMAAILIFTISAIINREFLD
- a CDS encoding ubiquinol-cytochrome c reductase iron-sulfur subunit gives rise to the protein MQPKLKSKVRCADQEVGDVTKIIMDPLTREISHLVVSLNGAGERQVAMGLVQTVTDEVVQLRSSASEVSALPPFKRDEYVTLHEVEIPHIEDHLHVSPGEVLVPFPELEKSVKRRTFFANLTHVIGLFIGLPLAFPVLKYLMKPMYAPFDNGWLKIGNIGKIKADDAGTQFKFKRKVKEAYLPEAEIEKNVWILKATPAVLEKVYQGKDMEFRDGTGKTIWTNKKDVPYIAFSGKCPHLGCGFKWRQHKVLGQVFLCPCHLSIYDAAGTVLDGPAPRPLDPLPIQVSASGEVQIIDMEFKAGTKSQTRIV